A stretch of Microbacterium sp. 4R-513 DNA encodes these proteins:
- a CDS encoding ABC transporter ATP-binding protein has translation MTQTDPPAGGGEASLDSPRPAVAPVLQAVDLTKHFKARGAGRGKVVHAVDGVTIELRRGRVLALVGESGSGKSTIARLLAQLMPATSGQILLDGKDATARGGRAFRRYVRRVQMIFQDPFGSLNPVHTVRYVLTRSIRIHKGHLRGRALEDALHDLLRRVQLTPPERYVDSYPHELSGGQRQRVAIARALAADPDVLLADEPISMLDVSIRLGILNLLRDLRDRLNIGILYITHDIASARYFADRTSVMYAGRIVETGDSESVTQDPKHPYTQLLIASAPDPDDLEARAHGARGEAPSLVDPPPGCRFHPRCPFATELCKTEVPPLLAVGGGREAACWGYSDRPDKPIVTSVLEQYGERPSDEVLIAESADPTSIHTEEVAS, from the coding sequence ATGACGCAGACCGACCCTCCTGCAGGCGGAGGCGAGGCATCCCTCGACTCTCCTCGACCCGCCGTCGCGCCCGTGCTGCAGGCCGTCGATCTGACGAAGCACTTCAAGGCCCGCGGCGCGGGGCGCGGCAAAGTGGTGCACGCCGTCGACGGCGTGACGATCGAACTGCGCCGGGGGCGCGTGCTGGCTCTTGTGGGGGAGTCCGGTTCGGGCAAGTCCACGATCGCGCGGCTCCTCGCCCAGCTCATGCCGGCGACGAGCGGGCAGATCCTCCTTGACGGGAAGGATGCCACGGCCCGGGGCGGCCGCGCCTTCCGGCGTTACGTCCGCCGCGTGCAGATGATCTTCCAAGACCCGTTCGGGTCGCTCAACCCCGTCCACACGGTGCGGTACGTCCTCACCCGCAGCATCCGCATCCACAAAGGCCACCTGCGGGGCAGGGCGCTCGAAGACGCACTGCACGACCTGCTGCGGCGCGTCCAGCTGACGCCGCCCGAGCGGTACGTCGACTCCTATCCCCACGAGCTGTCGGGCGGACAGCGCCAGCGCGTCGCGATCGCCCGCGCGCTCGCCGCCGACCCCGACGTGCTCCTCGCCGACGAGCCGATCTCGATGCTCGACGTGTCGATCCGGCTCGGCATCCTGAATCTCCTGCGCGATCTGCGTGATCGCCTGAACATCGGCATCCTGTACATCACCCACGACATCGCGTCAGCCCGCTACTTCGCCGACCGCACGAGCGTCATGTACGCGGGACGCATCGTCGAGACCGGTGACTCCGAGTCTGTGACGCAGGACCCGAAGCACCCCTACACGCAGCTGCTCATCGCATCGGCACCTGACCCCGATGACCTCGAGGCGCGGGCGCATGGTGCGCGCGGTGAGGCGCCGAGCCTCGTCGATCCGCCTCCGGGATGCCGCTTCCACCCCCGCTGTCCGTTCGCGACGGAGCTCTGCAAGACGGAGGTGCCGCCGCTCCTCGCTGTCGGCGGGGGGCGCGAGGCGGCGTGCTGGGGCTACTCCGACCGACCCGACAAGCCGATCGTGACGAGCGTGCTCGAGCAGTACGGCGAGCGCCCCAGCGACGAGGTCCTGATCGCCGAGTCTGCAGACCCGACGTCGATCCATACCGAGGAGGTGGCGTCGTGA
- a CDS encoding ABC transporter permease yields the protein MRFVLRRGVFYLFTAWAAITINFIIPRLMPGDPVKAIMAQMQGRIPAEAEQSLRVLLGLDENLSLWDQYVIYWRLLFQGDLGVSFKFLTPVADIVAQTLPWTIGLVGIATIIAFVVGTLVGVGIGWRRGTWADSLVPISTFFSSVPYFWLALIAIWVFSVTLGWFPSNGSYDRSLIPTFSFEFIGSVIWYGFLPAMTIIVASIAGWILGMRNMMVTVSSDDYVTVAHAKGLSGRAVMFGYAARNAILPQISSFALSLGFIVGGTLVMEMVFSYQGIGYTLYQAVNTHDYPLMQGCFLVITLAVLLANLLADVVYAFLDPRTRQEG from the coding sequence GTGAGATTCGTGCTGCGCCGCGGCGTCTTCTATCTCTTCACCGCGTGGGCGGCGATCACGATCAACTTCATCATCCCCCGCCTCATGCCCGGGGACCCCGTCAAAGCCATCATGGCTCAGATGCAGGGACGCATCCCGGCCGAGGCCGAGCAGTCACTGCGCGTGCTCCTGGGCCTCGACGAGAACCTGAGCCTGTGGGACCAGTACGTCATCTACTGGAGGCTGCTCTTCCAGGGCGACCTCGGCGTCTCGTTCAAGTTCCTCACGCCCGTCGCCGACATCGTCGCCCAGACCCTGCCCTGGACCATCGGGCTCGTGGGCATCGCGACGATCATCGCGTTCGTCGTCGGCACGCTGGTCGGCGTGGGCATCGGGTGGCGCCGGGGCACGTGGGCCGACTCGCTCGTGCCGATCTCGACCTTCTTCTCGTCGGTGCCGTACTTCTGGCTCGCCCTCATCGCGATCTGGGTGTTCTCGGTGACGCTCGGCTGGTTCCCGTCGAACGGCTCCTACGACCGCTCGCTCATCCCCACCTTCAGCTTCGAGTTCATCGGATCGGTCATCTGGTACGGCTTCCTTCCCGCGATGACGATCATCGTCGCGTCGATCGCGGGCTGGATCCTCGGCATGCGCAACATGATGGTGACGGTCTCGTCCGACGACTACGTCACCGTCGCCCACGCGAAGGGTCTCTCGGGCCGGGCGGTCATGTTCGGGTACGCGGCCCGGAACGCGATCCTCCCGCAGATCTCGAGCTTCGCGCTCTCGCTGGGGTTCATCGTGGGCGGCACGCTCGTCATGGAGATGGTCTTCTCCTACCAGGGCATCGGCTACACGCTCTATCAGGCCGTCAACACGCACGACTACCCGCTCATGCAGGGCTGCTTCCTCGTGATCACGCTCGCGGTGCTCCTCGCGAACCTGCTCGCCGACGTCGTGTACGCGTTCCTCGACCCCCGCACCCGACAGGAGGGCTGA
- a CDS encoding ABC transporter permease → MPMVDWTLDDQQAAPVEVEETDAEPGRPRKRKRLLFLRNGKAVTGLVILGFFVVLAIIGPWIAPYDPSASGPDLLQPPSWEHWLGTDHLGRDILSQIIVGTRGVLVVSFVAAFAATLIGAVVGITAGYLGGAGDETLSALSNVFLVIPQLPLIIIVAGQLPTTGGLVVALVIGITGWAWGARVLRAQTLSLRRRDFVEAARASGERTWRLVFVEILPNLTAILAAGFIGTVTFAMLSLITLSFIGILPVSEWNWGTILFWAQNNLALQRGAWWWFVPAGLCIALLGMALTFINFGIDEFVNPRLRSTGANAKALKRRGVRPRVGFTPVVREAPAKAREIDPTAKEAAA, encoded by the coding sequence ATGCCGATGGTGGACTGGACGCTCGACGATCAGCAGGCCGCTCCGGTCGAGGTGGAGGAGACGGATGCCGAGCCCGGCCGTCCCCGCAAGCGCAAGCGTCTCCTCTTCCTGCGCAACGGCAAGGCCGTGACGGGGCTTGTCATCCTGGGCTTCTTCGTCGTGCTCGCGATCATCGGGCCGTGGATCGCCCCCTACGACCCCAGCGCCTCGGGCCCCGACCTTCTGCAGCCGCCGTCGTGGGAGCACTGGCTCGGCACCGACCATCTCGGCCGCGACATCCTGTCGCAGATCATCGTCGGGACGCGCGGCGTGCTCGTGGTGAGCTTCGTCGCCGCCTTCGCGGCGACGCTCATCGGTGCCGTCGTCGGGATCACGGCCGGCTACCTCGGCGGCGCCGGGGACGAGACGCTGTCAGCCCTGTCGAACGTCTTCCTCGTCATCCCGCAGCTGCCGCTCATCATCATCGTCGCGGGGCAGCTGCCGACGACGGGCGGGCTCGTGGTGGCGCTCGTCATCGGCATCACGGGCTGGGCGTGGGGCGCCCGCGTGCTCCGCGCGCAGACCCTGTCGCTGCGCCGGCGTGACTTCGTCGAGGCGGCGCGGGCGAGCGGCGAGCGCACGTGGCGCCTCGTCTTCGTCGAGATCCTGCCGAACCTGACCGCGATCCTCGCCGCCGGGTTCATCGGAACCGTCACCTTCGCGATGCTCTCGCTCATCACGCTGTCGTTCATCGGCATCCTCCCCGTGAGCGAGTGGAACTGGGGCACCATCCTCTTCTGGGCGCAGAACAACCTCGCCCTGCAGCGGGGTGCGTGGTGGTGGTTCGTCCCGGCGGGGCTGTGCATCGCGCTCCTCGGCATGGCGCTCACGTTCATCAACTTCGGCATCGACGAGTTCGTCAATCCCCGGCTGCGCTCGACCGGCGCCAATGCGAAGGCGCTCAAGCGTCGAGGCGTCCGTCCCCGTGTCGGCTTCACGCCTGTCGTACGTGAGGCGCCGGCGAAGGCCCGCGAGATCGACCCGACCGCGAAGGAGGCTGCCGCGTGA
- a CDS encoding ABC transporter ATP-binding protein — translation MLAPPGLITGGSVWFTDRDGSRRDILALDDQGLRETRWEDVAIVFQGAMNSLNPVARVGKQIVDGILAHRPEWSAARAQERAAEMFELVGISPDRMRSYPHQLSGGMRQRVMIAMALALDPQVLIMDEPTTALDVVMQRQIVEQIADLRERLGFSVIFITHDVSLLIEIADRIAIMYAGEIVEDAAATDVYRHPRHPYSDALLHSFPPLRGRAAS, via the coding sequence CTGCTCGCGCCGCCCGGACTCATCACGGGCGGCAGCGTCTGGTTCACCGACCGCGACGGGTCGCGCCGCGACATCCTCGCCCTCGACGACCAGGGGCTGCGCGAGACCCGGTGGGAGGACGTCGCGATCGTCTTCCAGGGCGCGATGAACTCGCTCAACCCCGTCGCGCGCGTCGGAAAGCAGATCGTCGACGGCATCCTCGCGCACCGCCCCGAGTGGTCGGCGGCGCGGGCGCAGGAGCGCGCGGCCGAGATGTTCGAGCTCGTGGGCATCTCGCCCGACCGGATGAGGTCGTACCCGCACCAGCTGTCGGGCGGCATGCGTCAGAGGGTCATGATCGCGATGGCGCTCGCGCTCGATCCGCAGGTGCTCATCATGGACGAGCCCACGACGGCGCTCGACGTCGTCATGCAGCGCCAGATCGTCGAGCAGATCGCCGATCTGCGCGAGCGGCTGGGCTTCTCGGTCATCTTCATCACGCACGACGTGTCGCTGCTCATCGAGATCGCGGACCGCATCGCGATCATGTACGCCGGCGAGATCGTGGAGGATGCCGCGGCCACGGACGTGTACCGGCATCCGAGGCATCCCTATTCCGACGCCCTGCTGCACTCCTTCCCGCCGCTGCGCGGGCGCGCCGCGAGCTGA
- the serC gene encoding phosphoserine transaminase: MAHVLLPREILPADGRFGCGPSKVRAAQLEFLNGPGAGILGTSHRQAPVKDLVGRVRARLAEIFRLPQGYEIILGNGGSTAFWDAAAFGLIEKRSQNLVFGEFGGKFAAAAKAPWLEAPDVREVPAGTRTTAEVTEGVDVYAWPHNETSTGVSAPIERVHGDDGALTVIDATSAAGGIDFSVAQADVYYFAPQKNLGSDGGLWFAAVSPAAIERIERIAASGRYIPEFLSLKNALDNSRLNQTLNTPALATLLLLESQLEWIFGNGGLQWADARTRESSQALYDWAEASAFATPFVADPADRSPVVVTIDFDESVDAAAVAKSLRANGIVDTEPYRKLGRNQLRVATFVSIEPDDVRQLIRCIDYTVERLG; encoded by the coding sequence ATGGCCCACGTCCTTCTGCCTCGCGAGATCCTGCCCGCCGACGGACGATTCGGATGCGGTCCGTCGAAGGTCCGAGCCGCGCAGCTCGAGTTCCTGAACGGCCCCGGCGCCGGCATCCTCGGCACGTCCCACCGCCAGGCTCCGGTGAAAGACCTCGTCGGTCGCGTGCGGGCCCGCCTCGCGGAGATCTTCCGGCTTCCGCAGGGCTACGAGATCATCCTCGGCAACGGCGGATCGACGGCATTCTGGGATGCCGCGGCCTTCGGTCTCATCGAGAAGCGCAGCCAGAACCTCGTCTTCGGCGAGTTCGGCGGGAAGTTCGCCGCTGCCGCGAAGGCTCCGTGGCTCGAAGCGCCAGACGTGCGCGAGGTACCCGCCGGAACCCGCACGACCGCCGAGGTGACCGAGGGCGTGGATGTGTACGCGTGGCCGCACAACGAGACCTCGACGGGCGTCTCGGCGCCCATCGAGCGCGTGCACGGCGACGACGGAGCCCTCACCGTGATCGACGCGACGAGCGCCGCCGGTGGCATCGACTTCTCGGTCGCGCAGGCCGACGTCTACTACTTCGCGCCGCAGAAGAACCTCGGCTCCGACGGCGGGCTCTGGTTCGCGGCCGTCTCGCCCGCCGCGATCGAGCGCATCGAGCGCATCGCGGCGTCGGGACGGTACATCCCCGAGTTCCTGAGCCTCAAGAACGCCCTCGACAACTCGCGTCTCAACCAGACGCTCAACACGCCCGCGCTCGCTACGCTCCTCCTGCTCGAGTCGCAGCTCGAGTGGATCTTCGGCAACGGCGGCCTGCAGTGGGCTGACGCTAGGACACGCGAGTCCTCGCAGGCGCTCTACGACTGGGCCGAGGCATCCGCCTTCGCGACGCCTTTCGTGGCCGATCCGGCCGACCGCTCCCCCGTCGTCGTGACGATCGACTTCGACGAGTCGGTGGATGCCGCGGCTGTCGCCAAGTCGCTCCGCGCGAACGGCATCGTCGACACCGAGCCGTATCGCAAGCTGGGCCGCAATCAGCTGCGCGTCGCGACCTTCGTCTCGATCGAGCCCGACGACGTGCGCCAGCTCATCCGCTGCATCGACTACACGGTCGAGCGCCTGGGCTGA
- a CDS encoding metal-dependent transcriptional regulator produces MTDLIDTTEMYLRTILELEEEGIIPLRARISERLGHSGPTVSQTVGRMERDGLVVVSDDRSLQLTDAGRQKAVDVMRKHRLAERLLSDVIGLDWAYVHEEACRWEHVMSEQVERRLVELLGHPTESPYGNPIPGLDQLGDVPSQNFEQGVVGLVRRLNEAGQPVAGTVRRLAEPAQVDPELLQQLKGAGVMPGASGGFRYNEGYVLVEMDGTDEALELPVEVAAHIFLVDDRV; encoded by the coding sequence ATGACCGACCTCATCGACACGACTGAGATGTATCTCCGCACGATCCTCGAGCTCGAGGAGGAGGGCATCATCCCTCTGCGTGCGCGCATCTCCGAGCGTCTCGGTCACTCCGGTCCCACCGTGTCGCAGACGGTCGGGCGCATGGAGCGCGACGGCCTGGTCGTCGTCTCCGACGACCGCAGCCTTCAGTTGACGGATGCCGGCCGCCAGAAGGCGGTCGACGTCATGCGCAAGCACCGACTGGCCGAGCGGCTCCTCTCCGACGTCATCGGCCTTGATTGGGCGTACGTCCACGAAGAGGCGTGCCGGTGGGAGCACGTCATGAGCGAGCAGGTCGAGCGTCGCCTCGTCGAGCTGCTCGGGCACCCGACCGAGTCCCCTTACGGCAACCCGATCCCGGGCCTCGACCAGCTCGGCGACGTCCCGTCGCAGAACTTCGAGCAGGGCGTCGTGGGTCTCGTGCGCCGGCTCAACGAGGCCGGGCAGCCCGTCGCCGGCACCGTCCGCCGACTCGCCGAGCCCGCGCAGGTCGACCCCGAGCTGCTGCAGCAGCTGAAGGGCGCCGGTGTCATGCCCGGGGCGAGCGGCGGGTTCCGCTACAACGAGGGCTACGTGCTCGTCGAGATGGACGGCACTGACGAGGCGCTCGAGCTGCCCGTCGAGGTCGCCGCGCACATCTTCCTCGTCGACGACCGGGTCTGA
- a CDS encoding M23 family metallopeptidase, whose protein sequence is MRRVKAKAPARRSAAASGPRRKTGPVRSLVILTMVGGLIATVALPAYGAWRTPAEASVTLQQVAADDAQSLVVASDATSAELSRGSYSATTPEEIDKKKAEEAAAERARAIAAAAAAAKKSGSSSGFSRMNLSMTAPGTGEVRWPVTNFTYASYNLFRPPNRPNHDGFDMVAPAGTPIFAAAAGVVRVSQESYAGYGVAVTIDSVVGGQQVSTLYGHMTYGSRQVVSGQTVSAGQVIGAVGSTGSSTANHLHFEVRINGSLVDPLAWLQANAG, encoded by the coding sequence GTGCGCCGCGTCAAGGCGAAGGCTCCCGCCCGGCGTTCTGCTGCGGCATCCGGTCCTCGTCGCAAGACGGGCCCCGTTCGCAGCCTCGTGATCCTCACCATGGTCGGCGGTCTCATCGCGACCGTCGCGCTGCCCGCCTATGGCGCGTGGCGCACGCCGGCCGAGGCATCCGTCACGCTTCAGCAGGTCGCCGCCGACGACGCCCAGTCGCTCGTCGTCGCCTCCGACGCCACGTCGGCCGAGCTCAGCCGCGGCAGCTACTCCGCGACGACGCCCGAAGAGATCGACAAGAAGAAGGCCGAAGAGGCCGCCGCCGAGCGCGCTCGCGCCATCGCGGCCGCTGCGGCCGCCGCCAAGAAGTCCGGCTCGAGCAGCGGCTTCAGCCGCATGAACCTCTCGATGACGGCGCCTGGCACCGGCGAGGTGCGCTGGCCCGTAACGAACTTCACGTATGCCAGCTACAACCTGTTCCGTCCGCCGAACCGGCCGAACCACGACGGGTTCGACATGGTGGCCCCCGCGGGCACGCCGATCTTCGCCGCTGCGGCGGGTGTCGTGCGCGTCTCGCAGGAGAGCTACGCGGGTTACGGCGTCGCCGTGACCATCGACTCGGTCGTCGGCGGCCAGCAGGTCTCGACCCTGTACGGCCACATGACATACGGCAGCCGCCAGGTCGTGTCGGGCCAGACGGTGTCGGCCGGCCAGGTCATCGGCGCCGTCGGCAGCACGGGCAGCTCGACGGCGAACCACCTGCACTTCGAGGTGCGGATCAACGGCTCGCTCGTCGACCCGCTCGCCTGGCTGCAGGCGAACGCAGGCTGA
- a CDS encoding HNH endonuclease has product MRTLVLNAGYEPLAVVSFKRAIVLVMNDKATVVEHIDGEPVWGTTQSYDRPAVILLTRYVRVPGGRSVPVTRRGVLRRDAHRCGYCGKSASTIDHILPRSRGGGDTWENLVACCLRCNNVKGDRTPQEMRWELRMTPRPPHGAQWTVRGTDRTDPRWEPYLALAA; this is encoded by the coding sequence ATGCGCACCCTGGTGCTGAACGCAGGTTATGAGCCGCTCGCTGTCGTCTCCTTCAAGAGGGCGATCGTGCTCGTCATGAACGACAAAGCCACCGTCGTCGAACACATCGACGGTGAACCCGTCTGGGGCACGACGCAGTCGTACGATCGCCCCGCCGTCATCCTCCTGACGCGGTACGTCCGCGTGCCGGGAGGGCGCAGTGTCCCCGTGACGCGACGAGGCGTTCTGCGCCGCGACGCTCACCGGTGCGGATACTGCGGCAAGTCGGCGTCGACGATCGACCACATCCTCCCTCGCTCGCGCGGGGGCGGGGATACGTGGGAGAACCTCGTCGCGTGCTGCCTGCGCTGCAACAACGTCAAGGGCGACCGCACTCCTCAGGAGATGCGCTGGGAGCTGCGGATGACACCGCGCCCGCCGCACGGAGCGCAGTGGACTGTGCGGGGGACCGATCGCACCGACCCGCGGTGGGAGCCGTACCTGGCCCTCGCGGCCTGA